A window from Littorina saxatilis isolate snail1 unplaced genomic scaffold, US_GU_Lsax_2.0 scaffold_612, whole genome shotgun sequence encodes these proteins:
- the LOC138954603 gene encoding uncharacterized protein isoform X1: MQRELTKIFNAYNFPWYTKRKSGCRMESCSSTKSTVLTSFSTRRMRGCSRHFKETCFKYGKRALIPGSLPTNHVLQKSVETPKTPARKPPVSRPPPPGCLLQLRGNTTGHPSACCTMVSLGEQQGTDTGGNNRSQPSETVVLYVMITYSSRHQLVVDVRGFCSKYLDLT; encoded by the exons ATGCAGCGTGAGCTCACTAAGATCTTCAACGCTTATAACTTTCCATGGTATACCAAACGGAAAAGCGGATGCCGAATGGAGAGCTGCTCTTCCACAAAATCAACCGTGCTGACAAGCTTTTCAACCCGAAGAATGCGAGGATGTTCCCGACATTTCAAAGAAACATGCTTCAAATACG GCAAGCGAGCACTCATTCCAGGAAGTCTGCCAACCAACCATGTGCTACAGAAGTCAGTAGAAACACCAAAGACTCCAGCCAGGAAACCCCCA gtcagtcgccccccacctcctggttgcctactacaacttcgaggaaatacgacaggacacccttcagcttgctgcaccatggtgtctcttggaGAACAGCAAGGAACAGATACAGGTGGGAATAACCGAAGCCAGCCAAGTGAAACTGTTGTCCTCTACGTTATGATTacgtactccagcagacatcaacttgtggtcgacgtgcgtgggttttgctcaaaatac ttggacctgacttga
- the LOC138954603 gene encoding uncharacterized protein isoform X2 translates to MQRELTKIFNAYNFPWYTKRKSGCRMESCSSTKSTVLTSFSTRRMRGCSRHFKETCFKYGKRALIPGSLPTNHVLQKSVETPKTPARKPPVSRPPPPGCLLQLRGNTTGHPSACCTMVSLGEQQGTDTVGPDLSMIPLSPQQQLD, encoded by the exons ATGCAGCGTGAGCTCACTAAGATCTTCAACGCTTATAACTTTCCATGGTATACCAAACGGAAAAGCGGATGCCGAATGGAGAGCTGCTCTTCCACAAAATCAACCGTGCTGACAAGCTTTTCAACCCGAAGAATGCGAGGATGTTCCCGACATTTCAAAGAAACATGCTTCAAATACG GCAAGCGAGCACTCATTCCAGGAAGTCTGCCAACCAACCATGTGCTACAGAAGTCAGTAGAAACACCAAAGACTCCAGCCAGGAAACCCCCA gtcagtcgccccccacctcctggttgcctactacaacttcgaggaaatacgacaggacacccttcagcttgctgcaccatggtgtctcttggaGAACAGCAAGGAACAGATACAG ttggacctgacttgagcatgattccgttgtctccgcaacaacagcttgattga